The Faecalibacter sp. LW9 genome has a segment encoding these proteins:
- the yidD gene encoding membrane protein insertion efficiency factor YidD, giving the protein MNNFLIKPFILLVRFYQYAISPWMGSNCRYQPTCSSYMIEALKEHGLLKGLWLGTKRIGRCHPWGGHGYDPVPKKNNNTE; this is encoded by the coding sequence ATGAATAATTTTTTAATTAAACCATTCATACTATTGGTACGGTTTTATCAATATGCCATCTCACCTTGGATGGGTAGTAATTGCCGCTATCAACCCACTTGTTCTTCTTATATGATTGAAGCACTGAAAGAGCATGGTTTGTTAAAAGGATTATGGCTCGGAACAAAGAGAATTGGTCGTTGTCATCCTTGGGGAGGACATGGATATGACCCAGTACCTAAAAAAAATAACAATACAGAATGA